One Bartonella tribocorum CIP 105476 genomic window carries:
- a CDS encoding head decoration protein, giving the protein MSQVFYEDIRNGAYLGPYDTDMSNEEVVFASGAFIEAGTVMGKITASKKYTPLNPAASDGSQIPAGISFATVDATEADQRAVMTARLCTVKASELLWPDAITDEKKSAAIQSLEDHNNILLR; this is encoded by the coding sequence ATGAGTCAAGTTTTTTATGAAGACATCCGCAATGGCGCTTATCTTGGACCCTACGATACGGATATGTCAAACGAAGAAGTGGTTTTTGCTTCAGGAGCATTCATTGAAGCAGGAACTGTCATGGGAAAAATTACCGCGTCAAAAAAATATACCCCCCTTAATCCAGCAGCATCAGATGGCAGTCAAATCCCTGCGGGGATTTCTTTTGCCACTGTTGATGCAACAGAGGCAGATCAACGTGCCGTGATGACAGCACGCTTATGCACTGTAAAGGCTTCTGAACTACTATGGCCAGATGCCATTACAGATGAAAAAAAAAGTGCTGCCATTCAGTCTCTTGAAGACCATAACAATATTTTATTGCGATAG
- a CDS encoding S49 family peptidase, whose translation MVNNLDMPFLASRLFGVPHMLASTKLDIILNALAPRLFEGEKFAMRALLEKNGAPFRPPETYVVQNNVAIIPVHGTLVRRGAWLGALSGLTSYEGLRASFREAIAQPDVNAVLLDIDSGGGEAGGIFDLVEEFQTLSKQYAKPIWAHANEFACSAAYAIACAASQIWITRTGVVGSIGVVCAHLDQSRADEKQGLKWTFVFEGDHKTHGNPHEPLSDTAQIKMQADCTLLYEMFVDWVAKNRPLSADAIRDTKAETFIGTQALELGLADAQGTLAQALEALTDSISQTPTATKKGQNTWHAPYTALEKMMMKKLSTSSMRTKRTKTRATLTKTLKTSTKKRKTKTKMRTKINKKA comes from the coding sequence ATGGTGAATAATCTTGACATGCCGTTTTTGGCATCACGGCTTTTTGGTGTTCCTCATATGCTTGCATCGACAAAGCTTGATATCATCCTTAATGCTCTTGCCCCACGGCTTTTTGAAGGAGAAAAATTTGCCATGAGAGCATTGTTAGAAAAGAATGGGGCTCCTTTCAGACCACCAGAAACTTACGTAGTGCAAAACAATGTTGCTATAATACCCGTTCATGGCACGCTTGTACGCCGCGGTGCATGGCTTGGAGCTTTATCGGGTTTGACTTCTTATGAAGGTTTAAGGGCTTCTTTTCGTGAAGCCATTGCACAGCCTGATGTGAATGCTGTCTTACTTGATATTGATAGTGGTGGGGGAGAAGCCGGTGGCATCTTTGATTTGGTTGAAGAGTTTCAAACCCTTTCAAAACAATATGCCAAGCCCATTTGGGCGCATGCCAATGAATTTGCTTGCTCGGCGGCTTATGCCATTGCTTGTGCGGCTTCTCAAATATGGATTACACGCACCGGTGTTGTAGGCTCCATTGGGGTTGTTTGCGCCCATCTTGACCAATCTCGTGCGGATGAGAAACAGGGGCTTAAATGGACCTTTGTTTTTGAAGGTGATCACAAAACGCATGGCAATCCTCACGAACCCTTGAGCGATACAGCACAGATAAAAATGCAAGCCGATTGCACCCTGCTCTACGAAATGTTTGTCGATTGGGTTGCAAAAAACAGACCTCTGAGTGCGGACGCAATTCGTGACACAAAAGCAGAAACTTTTATAGGCACCCAAGCTTTAGAGCTTGGATTAGCAGATGCGCAGGGCACTCTTGCGCAAGCTTTGGAAGCCTTAACGGATTCCATATCACAAACCCCAACAGCAACAAAAAAAGGACAAAACACATGGCACGCACCCTATACCGCGCTAGAGAAGATGATGATGAAAAAATTGTCGACGTCATCAATGAGGACGAAGAGGACGAAAACGAGAGCGACATTGACGAAGACACTCAAGACTTCGACGAAGAAGAGGAAAACGAAGACGAAGATGAGGACGAAGATAAACAAGAAAGCGTAA